In Natator depressus isolate rNatDep1 chromosome 9, rNatDep2.hap1, whole genome shotgun sequence, a single genomic region encodes these proteins:
- the ERFE gene encoding erythroferrone — protein MAGYLPASRWLLLLCVGFLAVASCVGSVGSEKLGSRRSREKKSQWNEYPTRQGKSSMPLPASNDPEPLPERSRSINPRDAWMLFMKQSNKGVNSKKQGKGKSKKFKFGLPGPPGPPGPQGPPGSLVTPEELLKDFRLLLKEVVKERERMSLKACEGCQEGEEEEERGEDDILALVAGPFAKSKPQHRVEAAFHCRIRRNISIERRSLQELRIYYIPQKEGVFHRGLGLNLTSGQYTAPVAGYYTFTATLHIVHGEQQKKGQQRARDRLRVLICVQSLCQHNISLETVAGLDSSELFTISVSGVLYLQAGQYASVFVDNATGSSLTVRSGSDFSAVLLGV, from the exons ATGGCTGGATACCTCCCTGCCAGCCGCTGGCTCCTATTACTGTGTGTGGGATTCCTGGCAGTGGCCTCATGCGTTGGCTCAGTGGGGTCGGAGAAACTTGGAAGCAGAAGAAGCCGGGAGAAGAAATCCCAATGGAATGAGTATCCCACAAGGCAGGGAAAAAGCAGCATGCCTCTGCCAGCCTCTAACGACCCG GAACCCCTTCCTGAGCGGTCTCGCAGCATCAACCCCCGGGATGCCTGGATGCTCTTTATGAAACAATCAAACAAAGGGGTGAACAGCAAGAAACAGGGCAAAGGCAAATCAAAAAAATTCAAG TTTGGCCTGCCAGGCCCACCAGGTCCCCCAGGCCCTCAGGGGCCTCCCGGATCCCTGGTGACACCAGAAGAATTGCTAAAGGACTTCCGGCTGCTGTTGAAAG AGGTGGTAAAGGAGCGGGAGAGGATGAGCCTGAAGGCCTGTGAAGGTTGCCAGGaaggtgaggaagaggaggagagaggagaagatGACATCTTGGCACTGGTTGCTGGTCCGTTCGCAAAGAGTAAGCCACAGCATCGAGTGGAGGCAGCCTTCCACTGCCGGATACGGAGAAACATTTCCATTGAACGGAGATCCCTGCAAGAGCTTCGGATCTATTACATA CCTCAGAAAGAGGGGGTGTTCCATCGAGGCCTGGGGCTGAACCTGACCAGCGGCCAATACACAGCACCTGTTGCAGGGTACTACACCTTCACTGCAACCTTGCACATTG TTCATGGAGAACAACAGAAGAAAGGGCAACAGCGTGCGAGAGATCGCCTGCGGGTACTGATCTGCGTCCAGTCTCTGTGTCAACACAACAT TTCTCTGGAGACGGTGGCTGGTTTGGACAGCAGTGAACTTTTCACCATCTCAGTCAGTGGAGTCCTGTACTTACAG GCTGGCCAGTATGCCTCAGTTTTTGTAGACAATGCCACTGGATCATCCCTCACTGTTCGAAGTGGCTCGGATTTCAGCGCTGTTCTTTTAGGGGTGTGA